The Arctopsyche grandis isolate Sample6627 chromosome 5, ASM5162203v2, whole genome shotgun sequence genome includes a window with the following:
- the rictor gene encoding rapamycin-insensitive companion of Tor, translated as MAASWMLGRRSLRPRRNKGRLGCDEDTYELDDSKSPKQNTCDILRGLCAPYGVVYEISTPSEPPVTVEESPNSKNMTKTIVSDNKRLSYLNALVKLLSKDETRKKLGFAAEELLCCLRINLVHEMTHVRAGTLRAVRYVLQTEADIIAFNSLRLPYLVTRSLDVVLRNEMERIQALRVVRRLIRLGPSHCEAAIARALVAVPSASPDDKDRMMRAYLAALCELGVLNPTLFIETGGVTAITRAILDCQTPQIAESLCGVLLYLLNDPKTRMPAKVDLRCLAAPYCDFHYRHGWMDKNRDEREMRFTCSRLSLLSILRSWPGLLHFCDPLNESGFRAIVDVLYLNQLEVRKAILELLYELLGLPIPEWTDELSVALTAVDPSDFQNSWRLNEGFVAAEGKSILPHLSATGPNLTELHLALLLYCFLEVGLLDALVEVMITSDTFISVRATVLLGQLLHLVHILLPPETCNISPALPTLLSRASATHPQALAAVAALQNLNSLLKSRPASNSLFLDHILQFCNPQETPRDENAANYSSPKAKSEPVKSIYKYQDESLDLLNDADFEMEHAQRRSFGAQRELTKKNESVLVKSKSVSDRTSAAIKRMVENNKIPTLFDSPKDGDNLIKDSHVLENKMGFPWDWNIIRAILKNDTWSIDKAIFIEQLVNYFKPSSNRFSHTDFQQTSQLHTRDQVLAALDLVTYLLSLQESKGLRMLTLLFTDIRSQVAAIMIARSAHDCLFSPQHMTNTMCQMYFLLIGRLCSTKEGLRIFKDTGLFESLLKLSTTTHHSCYVKLVISSLDYSMNSYPRQVLAQTLQCYLESSRLYATQFLNVLIRARQKGGEMNNKQYKSPPETFSSRWDHISASAGDINATDRCAENWKCEECPDMDSWLLELLIKQARDESKAVSLCALNILDEACNVKMYLNKLVSMKPRLKDLGDKGYLLWVRFASTSIGFQRLVDAGYVHRQIRYWVKQYNYRYTRLVEGEIHDCLTLLQKSEDGHYSRRHSSAKAVTCRGTPLPPHLYSQLVIHDQGVTMIFQYADVPKLFQKINQGLCSTEQEIMDVKSALWACGHIATSTAGIESLIGSNPINQSVFADIVKLAQTCQVYSIRGTAFYVLGLIGCTYDGANVLHELGWLCVRHTRHERWPIIVEEHWLTKSDSEDKIYQNLYEQIKTDNKITIDTETSENSDKTDHSTADSNHSGNLKLSSGKLLVTSSTVVQSITEDAYDEENNDIIDSEIGSAPHHYSPHRYKCLTLPQHYCVPSRRHQRSLSESKTVNKIKSDDKSDVGGMMMDFSSIDNRLMGNRFTSYDMWLDSGRVRNNSESSTSGVSSSDSVLGKHIFNDRFSTLSPIPSSSSLSAMKIAIPNRKQESKRRISFQSYLGNDANSPPSQRDLFGYATLRCLSRHRRPNYGDANVDELNNFLGSDVKKSSFVSLKGRSKTTEARNTRMSLLKYDWKPIGTAPESKLNSSSQYAEPEKFIENVTNTWSRILSNRSNRPSRNIPRGPCYMGISMPKSLLDIFPGKIQYVPEELSDTNYLADDSMILVLEHLHQESNVKKNDDSNFNSSYSDLSTGNGMKSSSRIGRGRSRDRYTKHDQLTCLHCSRLRPVSEIKKTSDLREAFFAGMESPKPSGSGSNKGGVFGKSPAPTNSLPYASLDISCGSPASLDSNLSKLSDSNPNVVGEILKHTERMGNPVWHKQSKQALLSLKQKYPEAFQSICLYSEICKVVSQSTYRLNARRFLQELFLDLNFHSFYLEPQLIIQCKMAELEIEEE; from the exons ATCCTTAGATGTTGTATTACGCAATGAAATGGAACGAATTCAAGCGTTACGAGTGGTTAGAAGATTGATACGGCTCGGTCCTAGTCATTGTGAGGCAGCTATCGCTCGAGCTCTTGTCGCCGTTCCCAGCGCTTCACCTGATGATAAAGACAGAATGATGAGAGCATATTTAGCTGCACTTTGCGAATTgg GTGTACTGAATCCTACACTGTTTATTGAAACTGGTGGAGTAACTGCAATCACACGTGCAATTTTGGATTGTCAAACTCCGCAAATTGCGGAATCACTGTGCGGAGTGCTGTTGTACTTATTGAATGATCCAAAAACGAGAATGCCCGCAAAAGTTGACTTGCGTTGTCTTGCAGCACCTTATTGCGATTTTCATTATAGGCATGGGTGGATGGATAAAAATAG AGATGAAAGAGAAATGAGATTTACTTGTAGCCGTCTATCGTTACTCTCGATTCTCAGAAGTTGGCCAggtttattacatttttgtgATCCGCTTAATGAATCTGGTTTCAGAGCTATTGTTGATGTATTATATCTGAATCAATTAGAAGTTCGG aaagCTATTTTGGAATTACTTTATGAATTACTTGGTCTTCCTATTCCGGAATGGACTGATGAACTGTCTGTCGCTTTAACAGCTGTTGACCCGTCTGATTTTCAG aattcatGGCGTCTTAATGAAGGATTTGTAGCTGCTGAAGGGAAATCAATTTTACCTCATCTTTCCGCTACCGGACCTAATTTAACAGAATTGCATTTAGCtcttttattgtattgttttttgGAG GTTGGACTGCTTGATGCTCTTGTGGAAGTTATGATAACCAGTGATACATTCATCTCCGTGCGTGCCACTGTTTTGTTAGGTCAATTACTACATctcgtacatatattgttgccTCCAGAAACTTGCAATATATCGCCTGCGCTGCCTACATTACTTTCGAGAGCATCGGCTACACACCCACAAGCTTTAGCTGCAGTGGCAGCTTTACAGAATCTGAATTCACTTCTGAAATCGAGACCTGCATCCAATAGCCTTTTTCTAGatcatatattacaattttgcaATCCACAAGAAACACCAAGAGACGAGAATGCCGCCAATTATTCATCGCCGAAAGCCAAATCAGAGCCGGTCaaaagtatttataaatatcaagATGAAAGTTTGGATTTATTGAATGATGCCGATTTTGAAATGGAACATGCTCAAAGAAGAAGTTTCGGTGCTCAACGTGAATTGaccaaaaaaaatgaaagtgtTTTAGTCAAAAGTAAAAGTGTTAGTGATCGGACTAGTGCTGCTATTAAAAGAATggtagaaaataataaaattcccaCTCTATTTGATAGTCCTAAAGATGGTGATAATTTAATCAAAGATTCTCACGTCCTAGAAAATAAAATGGGATTTCCGTGGGATTGGAACATTATTAGAGCAATTCTTAAG AATGATACATGGAGTATTGATAAAGCCATCTTTATAGAACAACTGGTGAATTATTTTAAACCATCATCGAATCGATTTTCGCACACAGATTTTCAACAAACTAGTCAATTACATACACGAGATCAAGTCCTCGCTGCTTTAGATCTTGTTACTTATCTACTTTCATTGCAAGAG TCCAAAGGGTTAAGAATGTTAACTCTCCTCTTTACTGACATTCGGTCTCAAGTTGCCGCAATAATGATCGCAAGAAGTGCTCACGATTGTTTATTCAGTCCTCAGCATATGACAAATACAATGTGtcagatgtattttttattgataggTCGACTTTGTTCTACCAAAGAGGGTTTGCGAATATTCAAAGACACTGGATTGTTTGAAAG tttattaaaaCTTTCAACAACGACTCATCACAGCTGCTATGTTAAACTGGTTATATCTAGTCTTGACTATTCGATGAATTCTTATCCCCGACAAGTTCTTGCTCAGACTCTGCAGTGCTATTTAGAATCTTCCCGTCTTTATGCGAcgcagtttttaaatgttttaatccGTGCACGGCAAAAGGGAGGTGAAATGAATAACAAGCAATACAAATCACCGCCCGAGACTTTTTCATCTAGATGGGATCATATTTCTGCTAGCGCTGGAGATATCAATGCTACAGACAGGTGTGCAGAAAATTGGAAATGTGAAGAATGTCCCGATATGGATTCATGGTTGCTGGAGTTACTGATAAAGCAAGCACGAGATGAATCGAAAGCTGTATCTTTGTGTGCTCTAAATATATTAGATGAGGCTTGCAATGTTAAG atGTATTTAAATAAGCTTGTAAGTATGAAACCTAGACTGAAGGATTTGGGAGATAAAGGATATTTATTATGGGTGCGTTTTGCCAGTACTTCAATAGGGTTCCAGAGATTAGTTGATGCTGGTTATGTGCATCGTCAAATCAGATACTGGGTGAAACAATATAATTACAG ATATACTAGGTTAGTGGAAGGTGAAATTCACGATTGCCTTACATTATTGCAAAAATCTGAAGATGGGCATTACAGTCGACGTCATAGTTCGGCAAAAGCTGTCACCTGCCGGGGTACACCGTTGCCCCCACATCTTTATTCTCAGCTGGTAATACACGATCAAGGCGTCACCATGATATTTCAATATGCCGATGTACCAAAACTTTTTCAG aaaataaatCAAGGCTTATGTTCTACAGAACAAGAAATAATGGATGTGAAATCGGCTCTCTGGGCTTGTGGACATATTGCAACGTCAACTGCCGGTATTGAATCATTAATTGGTTCCAATCCGATAAATCAATCTGTTTTTGCTGATATTGTCAAATTGGCTCAAACTTGTCAAGTGTATTCTATACGAGGAACTGCTTTTTATGTTCTTGGTTTGATAGGCTGCACATATGATGGTGCCAATGTTCTTCACGAATTAG GTTGGTTATGTGTACGTCACACTAGGCATGAACGTTGGCCAATAATAGTTGAGGAACACTGGCTTACAAAATCTGATTCCGAGGACAAAatctatcaaaatttatatgagcAAATTAAAACTGATAACAAAATCACTATTGATACTGAAACCAGTGAAAATTCTGATAAAACTGACCATAGTACTGCAGATAGTAACCATTCGGGAAATCTAAAACTATCGTCCGGTAAATTATTAGTTACTTCTTCAACAGTTGTTCAATCTATCACCGAAGATGCATATGATGaagaaaataatgatataaTTGATAGTGAGATTGGTAGTGCTCCTCATCATTACAGTCCTCACCGATATAAGTGCTTAACACTTCCACAACATTATTGTGTTCCATCAAGAAGACACCAACGATCACTTTCTGAATCTAAAactgttaataaaataaaaagtgatgACAAAAGTGATGTGGGAGGGATGATGATGGATTTTAGTTCGATCGATAACAGATTAATGGGTAATAGATTTACCTCGTACGACATGTGGCTAGATTCGGGTCGAGTTAGAAACAATAGTGAATCAAGCACGTCGGGTGTCAGCAGCTCTGATTCGGTTCTTGgaaaacatatatttaa TGATAGATTTTCAACTCTTAGTCCAATACCTAGTTCATCTAGTTTATCTGCAATGAAGATAGCAATTCCTAATCGAAAACAAGAATCCAAAAGGAGAATATCATTCCAAa GTTATCTAGGTAATGATGCCAATTCTCCACCGAGTCAACGCGATTTATTCGGCTATGCTACACTACGATGTCTGAGTCGTCATCGTAG GCCTAACTATGGTGATGCAAACGTCGatgaattgaataattttctCGGTTCAGATgtgaaaaaatcttcatttgtatCCTTAAAAGGTCGAAGTAAAACAACGGAGGCTAGAAACACTCGAATGAg CCTCCTTAAATATGATTGGAAACCTATTGGAACAGCTCCCGAATCTAAATTAAATAGTTCATCACAATATGCGGAACctgaaaaatttattgaaaatgttaCTAATACTTGGTCTCGTATACTAAGTAATAGATCAAATCGACCTTCTCGTAATATTCCACGTGGTCCATGTTACATGGGTATTAGCATGCCAAAGTCTCTACTCGATATATTCCCAGGGAAAATTCAGTATGTACCAGAAGAATTATCGGATACAAACTACTTGGCGGATGATTCTATGATTTTAGTACTCGAAC ATCTTCATCAAGAATCAAATGTTAAGAAAAACGATGATTCAAATTTTAACAGTAGTTACTCAGATTTATCAACAGGAAACGGAATGAAATCTTCTAGTCGAATTGGTAGAGGTAGATCACGGGATCGATATACAAAACATGATCAATTGACCTGTCTTCATTGTTCAAGATTGAGACCAGTTTCTGAAATAAAGAAAACTTCTGATTTAAGGGAAGCCTTTTTCGCAG gaaTGGAAAGTCCTAAACCTTCTGGTAGTGGAAGTAACAAAGGTGGGGTTTTTGGAAAATCACCTGCTCCTACTAATAGTTTACCGTATGCATCGCTTGACATTTCTTGTGGTAGTCCTGCAAGTTTGGattcaaatttatcaaaattgtcTGACAGCAATCCAAATGTTGTTGGAGAGATTTTAAAGCATACAGAAAGAATGGGAAATCCAGTGTGGCACAAGCAGTCAAAACAAGCATTATTaagtttgaaacaaaaatatccAGAAGCTTTTCAAAGTATTTGTTTATACTCGGAAATTTGTAAAGTTGTGTCTCAAAGTACGTACAGACTCAACGCAAGGCGATTCCTTCAAGAACTATTTctagatttaaattttcattcattttatttggaACCTCAACTAATCATCCAATGTAAAATGGCTGAATTGGAAATCGAGGAAGAatga